The Blautia hydrogenotrophica DSM 10507 genome window below encodes:
- a CDS encoding response regulator transcription factor has translation MRILLVEDDENLCYTLQYQLEQEGFLVDTCMDGEDALFFIRERVHDLILLDRMLPSMDGISVLKALRREKIFTPVIFLTALSSLQDKITGLDCGADDYMVKPFAFEELMARIRCLSRRPQKWEGSSVISLGDISFDPDQKKLFCHTKECSLSKKEGALMEIFLRNPGQILPRQTLLSRVWGPDSEVEDGNLDNYIYFLRRRLRSVDSRLELKAVRGVGYQLEVYR, from the coding sequence ATGCGCATTTTACTTGTAGAAGATGATGAAAATCTATGTTATACCCTTCAATATCAGCTCGAGCAGGAAGGTTTTTTGGTTGATACCTGTATGGACGGAGAAGATGCACTTTTCTTCATACGGGAGCGGGTACATGATCTCATCCTGTTAGATCGAATGCTTCCTTCCATGGATGGAATTTCAGTACTAAAAGCTTTACGTAGAGAAAAGATTTTTACACCGGTTATTTTCCTAACAGCTCTCTCTAGTTTGCAGGATAAAATAACCGGTTTAGACTGCGGTGCTGACGACTATATGGTAAAACCATTTGCCTTTGAAGAATTGATGGCTCGTATCCGCTGTCTCAGCCGCCGTCCCCAAAAATGGGAAGGTTCCTCTGTAATTTCTCTCGGAGACATCTCCTTTGACCCTGACCAGAAAAAGCTCTTTTGCCATACCAAAGAATGTTCTCTCTCCAAAAAAGAGGGAGCTCTGATGGAGATTTTTCTGCGCAATCCTGGACAAATTCTACCTCGTCAGACACTTTTGTCACGGGTGTGGGGCCCTGATTCTGAAGTTGAAGACGGTAACCTAGATAACTATATCTATTTTTTGAGACGCAGACTCCGATCTGTGGACAGCAGGTTAGAGTTGAAAGCCGTAAGAGGTGTGGGATATCAGCTAGAAGTATATCGTTGA
- a CDS encoding extracellular solute-binding protein translates to MKKNWKKLFCRLLAGTMAGVLLMGTAGCKGGEKEEKEKEVVMGRYLEEEIPLPEGAQGIVEATRLSDGKLALLGYDEQYMTHYWQSADDGETWEEQGNMPQELKLADGEQQTAMSVGAIRQDGAVLCVVTTYDVDTADVVEDKTYIRNTDGTYTEVNMKYPDGFTQAIDIKWLSDQEVIVQDSVVGLYEMDLSDGSVKNQFIEEGQVFTTFGIVENYLIVVGADEISYYDLDTGKIEEEDSALTEQIKNSGADQNLTSYGTSPLLICQKGKDGKLFYCDSTGIYSHVIKGNAMEQVVDGKLNSIGDPSVGLMGMFLGDENAIYLAVSTGEEHQLLKYAYSKDTPSVPSKEIKIYALEENAELQQAISLFQKENPDYYVSLEVGMSEDNSITATDALKTLNTEIMAGKGPDLLMLDGMPVSTYEEKGMLSDISDVIEKVDKSEGILDNIQEAYTKENEIYEFPGRFSIPLVVGPKDQIEAMQTLEGLTKVAERYSETNDSVRLFSDMTPEFLSESLVDGAYAAWIQEDRTLDENLLKEYFESVKKLYDTDSHDEQLRENVVMQNYPHLELSYVDGMVLQIYGKECAAAVGNLASPDGFSQITSCMNNMEDTEIDYEVWNGQKEGCFSPVMLMGVNSKSKNQEEAKAFLEFLYSEKAQRLSMGYGLTVNEKVYDSQEYWAVGDGTTVGYTVQDGDGVERQVFLNMENSSADQVKKIQEIGKSLNTPSQLDKTVMEAVRGQLTDYIDGKIELDEAVQNVIQKVNLYLAE, encoded by the coding sequence ATGAAAAAAAACTGGAAAAAACTTTTTTGCCGTCTTTTGGCAGGTACGATGGCGGGAGTACTTCTTATGGGAACCGCGGGCTGTAAAGGAGGAGAAAAAGAAGAAAAAGAAAAGGAAGTGGTCATGGGAAGGTATCTAGAAGAAGAAATTCCGCTCCCAGAAGGAGCGCAAGGAATTGTGGAGGCTACTCGGCTTTCCGATGGAAAACTAGCGCTTCTAGGATACGATGAGCAGTATATGACACATTACTGGCAGTCTGCAGATGACGGGGAAACCTGGGAAGAGCAAGGGAATATGCCTCAGGAGCTGAAGCTGGCCGACGGGGAACAACAGACTGCAATGTCTGTCGGGGCAATCCGACAGGACGGAGCGGTTCTCTGCGTGGTGACTACCTATGATGTGGATACGGCGGATGTAGTAGAAGACAAGACCTATATACGAAATACAGATGGAACTTACACAGAGGTCAATATGAAGTATCCAGACGGTTTTACTCAGGCCATCGACATAAAGTGGTTGTCAGATCAGGAAGTAATCGTTCAGGATTCCGTTGTCGGTCTTTATGAAATGGATCTCTCAGATGGAAGTGTAAAAAATCAATTTATTGAAGAAGGCCAGGTCTTTACCACTTTCGGAATCGTCGAAAATTACTTAATTGTTGTGGGAGCAGATGAGATTTCGTACTATGATCTGGACACAGGCAAAATCGAGGAAGAGGATTCGGCCTTGACAGAACAGATTAAAAATAGTGGGGCCGATCAAAATCTGACCAGCTATGGTACGTCACCATTGCTGATTTGCCAGAAGGGGAAAGACGGCAAGCTATTTTATTGTGATTCCACGGGAATTTACTCCCATGTGATAAAGGGAAATGCGATGGAACAGGTGGTAGATGGAAAACTGAATTCCATAGGCGATCCGAGTGTCGGACTCATGGGTATGTTTTTGGGAGATGAAAATGCAATTTATCTGGCTGTATCTACAGGGGAAGAACACCAACTATTAAAATATGCGTACTCGAAAGACACACCTTCCGTACCTTCGAAAGAGATTAAGATCTATGCTTTGGAAGAAAATGCGGAACTACAACAGGCGATATCACTTTTCCAAAAAGAGAATCCAGATTATTATGTTTCTCTGGAAGTGGGAATGTCAGAGGACAATTCCATCACAGCCACAGATGCGTTGAAGACTTTGAACACAGAGATCATGGCTGGAAAAGGGCCTGACCTGCTTATGTTAGACGGAATGCCGGTTTCTACTTATGAGGAGAAAGGAATGCTGTCAGACATCAGCGATGTGATTGAGAAGGTAGATAAGTCAGAGGGGATTTTGGATAACATTCAGGAAGCATACACGAAGGAGAATGAAATTTATGAATTCCCAGGAAGATTCTCTATTCCGCTTGTGGTAGGGCCAAAAGATCAAATAGAGGCTATGCAGACTCTGGAAGGGTTGACGAAGGTGGCTGAAAGGTATTCTGAGACGAACGATTCTGTGAGACTTTTCAGTGATATGACCCCAGAATTCTTGTCGGAAAGTTTGGTGGATGGGGCTTACGCCGCATGGATTCAGGAAGACAGAACTTTAGACGAGAATTTACTAAAAGAGTATTTTGAGTCTGTGAAGAAACTCTATGATACAGATAGTCATGATGAACAGTTAAGAGAGAATGTCGTGATGCAGAATTATCCTCATTTGGAACTTTCCTATGTCGACGGGATGGTCCTGCAGATTTATGGAAAAGAGTGTGCCGCAGCGGTTGGAAATTTGGCTTCACCGGATGGATTTTCGCAGATTACGTCTTGCATGAATAACATGGAAGATACCGAAATCGATTACGAAGTATGGAACGGTCAAAAAGAAGGCTGTTTCTCGCCGGTGATGCTGATGGGGGTAAATAGTAAAAGCAAAAATCAAGAGGAAGCAAAAGCCTTTTTGGAGTTCTTGTATTCAGAGAAAGCTCAGAGATTGTCCATGGGATATGGACTCACTGTGAACGAGAAAGTCTATGACTCCCAGGAGTATTGGGCAGTCGGAGATGGAACCACCGTAGGATATACTGTCCAAGACGGAGATGGGGTGGAGAGGCAGGTTTTCCTGAATATGGAAAACTCTTCCGCAGATCAGGTGAAGAAAATTCAGGAAATAGGAAAGAGCCTGAATACGCCTTCGCAGCTAGATAAAACGGTGATGGAAGCTGTGAGAGGACAGCTTACCGACTATATAGACGGAAAAATAGAACTGGACGAGGCAGTTCAAAACGTAATTCAAAAAGTAAACCTATATCTTGCAGAATAG
- a CDS encoding alginate lyase family protein translates to MRNITWYVHRLKAMRFGEILWRTQQKFLQRKEYKKYYTQNLPVTEIVINSATSALSPDYLRIGLEQSCTNTELFSSLDLFQGSFSYQQYKKSWNAGFQTENTWDENTFSYKINCAGRIDIGDIRTNWELNRHYQFSALAKSYYVSGEKSFLDELTDLFQDWNHHNLFLHGVEWTSAMEIAIRVNSWIFTYCFLCMAEKKHGVEYSITNLKNQLIHGVLVMTDYISAHLSRFSSANNHLIIELYAIAMSGILFNCKRWKETSLKQLTEELVRQNYKDGVNKEMSLHYQTFIMEAYGLLMLTMEKNEIKIPDIWYTYISKMSEFVADCCGDYGETIVFGDNDEGKILDLTGKHFNHYHYVLELMSCVLPQKYNKTVGFYENIRWMVSREQLCRTKKKSAYVSPDAKCYREGGYTLIKDQKRGIFIAIDHADLGYGTLAAHGHADALSFQLFFRGVPVFVDPGTYNYHVPQGFRDKFRSTQEHNTICIDRKNQSEICGPFLWGKRHQVMNTEFSIKENVFLLKSKIKYDDSFHTRTILIKDNETFEITIFDEIKLSYKPQIIEQVFMLGSMCTILNNRILCKDNFIDIESTAKRNCQKNEYSEVYNQLLPNTKLFYTVSDVREHTAKIKTSIKFKES, encoded by the coding sequence ATGAGAAATATAACGTGGTATGTTCATCGCCTGAAGGCTATGAGATTTGGCGAAATTCTTTGGAGAACACAGCAAAAATTCCTGCAAAGAAAAGAATATAAAAAGTATTATACGCAAAACCTTCCAGTCACGGAAATTGTTATCAATAGTGCAACATCTGCCCTTTCTCCGGACTATTTGAGAATTGGTCTGGAGCAAAGCTGTACTAACACAGAGCTGTTTTCTTCCCTGGATTTATTTCAGGGAAGTTTCTCATATCAGCAATATAAAAAAAGTTGGAATGCAGGTTTTCAGACAGAAAACACGTGGGATGAAAATACCTTCTCTTATAAAATTAATTGTGCTGGGCGTATAGATATTGGAGATATTCGTACAAATTGGGAATTAAATCGGCATTATCAATTTTCAGCACTGGCAAAAAGTTACTATGTTTCAGGAGAAAAATCATTTCTCGATGAATTGACAGATTTATTTCAAGACTGGAATCACCATAATTTGTTTTTGCACGGAGTAGAATGGACAAGTGCCATGGAAATAGCGATTCGCGTTAATTCATGGATATTTACATACTGTTTTCTATGTATGGCAGAAAAAAAACATGGCGTTGAATATTCAATAACAAATTTGAAAAATCAGTTAATTCATGGAGTTCTTGTGATGACAGATTATATCAGTGCTCATTTGTCACGATTTTCATCTGCGAATAATCATTTGATTATTGAACTTTATGCCATCGCCATGTCTGGAATTCTATTTAACTGCAAGCGATGGAAAGAAACATCCTTAAAACAGCTGACAGAAGAATTAGTCCGCCAGAACTATAAAGACGGCGTCAACAAAGAAATGTCCCTTCATTACCAGACCTTTATTATGGAAGCATATGGATTACTTATGCTTACCATGGAAAAAAATGAGATAAAAATTCCAGATATATGGTATACATATATTTCAAAAATGAGCGAGTTTGTTGCAGACTGCTGTGGCGACTATGGCGAAACTATTGTATTTGGGGACAACGATGAAGGGAAAATTTTGGACTTAACAGGAAAACATTTTAATCACTATCATTATGTTTTGGAATTAATGAGTTGCGTATTGCCGCAAAAATATAATAAAACAGTGGGCTTTTATGAGAATATTCGTTGGATGGTCTCAAGAGAGCAGCTGTGTCGGACAAAAAAGAAAAGTGCTTATGTTTCTCCTGATGCTAAATGTTACCGTGAGGGAGGCTATACTCTGATAAAAGATCAAAAGAGGGGTATCTTTATTGCCATTGACCATGCTGATCTAGGATATGGTACACTTGCAGCTCACGGACATGCTGACGCATTAAGTTTTCAACTGTTTTTTAGAGGGGTGCCTGTGTTTGTTGATCCAGGAACCTATAACTATCATGTTCCCCAAGGTTTCCGCGATAAATTTAGATCTACGCAGGAACACAACACTATTTGCATCGATCGAAAAAACCAAAGCGAAATTTGTGGGCCCTTTCTGTGGGGGAAAAGGCATCAAGTTATGAATACAGAGTTTTCGATAAAGGAAAATGTATTCTTACTAAAATCTAAAATAAAATATGATGATTCTTTTCATACCAGAACAATCCTTATAAAAGATAATGAAACTTTTGAAATAACCATTTTTGATGAGATAAAACTTTCGTATAAGCCCCAAATAATTGAACAAGTCTTTATGTTAGGTTCCATGTGTACTATATTAAATAATAGAATATTGTGTAAAGATAACTTTATAGATATCGAATCAACCGCAAAAAGAAATTGTCAAAAGAATGAATATTCCGAAGTTTATAATCAGCTTTTGCCTAATACTAAATTATTTTATACAGTCTCCGATGTTAGAGAGCATACGGCAAAAATAAAAACGTCAATTAAATTTAAAGAATCCTAG
- a CDS encoding serine O-acetyltransferase, with protein sequence MGDNVSVGAGANIIGPVHVGNNAVIGAGAVVLKDVPDNCIAVGVPARIIEKNRRNKVNEKSDACIRNASGSY encoded by the coding sequence TTGGGAGACAACGTTTCCGTTGGTGCAGGCGCGAATATTATAGGTCCTGTTCATGTTGGAAATAACGCGGTCATTGGTGCGGGTGCAGTTGTCTTAAAAGATGTCCCTGATAATTGTATTGCCGTCGGTGTTCCAGCCAGAATTATAGAAAAAAACCGAAGGAATAAAGTAAATGAAAAAAGTGATGCTTGTATTCGGAACGCGTCCGGAAGCTATTAA
- the wecB gene encoding non-hydrolyzing UDP-N-acetylglucosamine 2-epimerase — translation MKKVMLVFGTRPEAIKMCPLVKELKKRKSLQTVVCVTGQHRQMLEQVLDAFGVIPEYDLSIMKDRQTLFDVTANILDRIRTVLDKEKPDVVLVHGDTSTTFATALACFYLQIPVGHVEAGLRTYDIYSPYPEEFNRQAVSIISRFHFAPTELSKANLLREGKKEASIYITGNTAIDALKTTVRKNYAHPDLEWAAGSRLIMITAHRRENLGEPMKHMFRAIRRVMDEHDDVKAIYPIHMNPLVRKIASEILGNDDRIRIIEPLDVLDFHNFLSRSYMILTDSGGIQEEAPSLGKPVLVMRNTTERPEGIEAGTLKLVGTDEKAIYENFKLLLEDTKAYDEMSKASNPYGDGFACKRIADILEDHL, via the coding sequence ATGAAAAAAGTGATGCTTGTATTCGGAACGCGTCCGGAAGCTATTAAGATGTGTCCGTTGGTTAAGGAATTAAAAAAACGAAAATCTCTACAAACTGTAGTCTGTGTTACTGGACAGCACCGACAGATGCTGGAACAGGTTTTAGATGCTTTTGGGGTGATTCCCGAATATGATTTGTCAATTATGAAAGATAGACAGACTTTGTTTGACGTAACAGCAAATATTTTAGATCGTATTCGGACAGTACTGGACAAAGAAAAACCAGATGTTGTATTGGTGCATGGCGACACGAGCACAACTTTTGCTACAGCGCTTGCCTGCTTTTACCTGCAGATTCCTGTAGGACATGTGGAAGCCGGGCTCAGGACTTACGACATTTACAGTCCCTATCCGGAGGAATTTAACAGACAGGCAGTGAGCATTATCAGCCGGTTCCACTTTGCGCCGACAGAGTTGTCAAAAGCAAATCTTTTAAGAGAAGGAAAAAAAGAAGCTTCCATTTATATTACCGGAAATACCGCGATTGACGCGTTAAAAACAACTGTGCGCAAAAATTATGCCCATCCTGATTTAGAATGGGCAGCAGGCAGCCGCCTCATTATGATTACGGCTCATCGTAGAGAGAATCTCGGAGAACCCATGAAGCATATGTTTCGTGCAATCCGCCGCGTTATGGACGAGCATGACGATGTAAAGGCAATTTATCCCATACATATGAATCCACTCGTACGAAAAATTGCAAGCGAGATTCTGGGAAATGACGATAGAATCCGAATCATAGAACCGCTAGACGTTCTAGATTTTCATAATTTTTTAAGCCGAAGCTACATGATTTTAACAGATTCCGGCGGTATTCAGGAGGAAGCCCCGTCTCTTGGAAAACCTGTCTTAGTTATGCGGAATACAACGGAGCGACCTGAAGGAATTGAGGCAGGTACGCTAAAGCTGGTAGGCACAGATGAAAAGGCTATTTACGAGAATTTTAAGCTGCTTTTGGAAGATACAAAGGCATATGATGAGATGTCAAAAGCAAGTAATCCTTATGGCGACGGATTTGCGTGTAAACGGATTGCTGATATACTGGAAGATCACTTATAG
- a CDS encoding WecB/TagA/CpsF family glycosyltransferase, which translates to MGTEYMERKRYPILNTYVNAISMEETLREIEKIIQKRIPTQHVVINASKVNLMEKDSKLRMIVNKCPLINADGASIVWAAKKLGVPLRERVTGIDLFSQLVALSERKGYKIYLFGAKEEVVTKVKKIFEEKYPRLQIAGYRNGYFTKDDELEIVKNMSESGADIMFVAFSSPKKEYWVNQYIHQLNIPFVMGVGGSFDVVAGVTDRAPKWMQNHGLEWFYRFIQEPRRMWKRYIIGNIKFIHLTYKTKRNYTKISGGIK; encoded by the coding sequence ATGGGTACAGAATATATGGAAAGAAAACGATATCCTATTTTGAATACTTATGTAAATGCAATTTCAATGGAAGAAACCCTTCGCGAAATAGAAAAGATAATACAAAAAAGAATTCCGACTCAGCATGTTGTTATCAATGCTTCAAAGGTCAATTTGATGGAAAAAGATTCTAAATTAAGAATGATTGTTAATAAGTGCCCTTTGATTAATGCAGATGGCGCCTCCATTGTATGGGCAGCAAAGAAACTCGGTGTTCCTTTGAGAGAAAGAGTTACTGGAATTGACCTTTTTTCACAGTTAGTTGCTTTATCAGAAAGAAAAGGATATAAGATTTATCTTTTTGGGGCAAAAGAAGAAGTCGTAACAAAAGTAAAAAAAATATTTGAAGAGAAATATCCCCGGCTTCAAATTGCAGGATATCGAAATGGGTATTTTACCAAAGACGACGAGCTTGAAATTGTAAAAAATATGTCTGAATCAGGTGCGGATATTATGTTTGTAGCATTTTCCTCTCCTAAGAAAGAGTATTGGGTGAATCAATACATTCATCAGCTAAATATTCCTTTTGTAATGGGGGTTGGTGGCAGTTTCGATGTGGTTGCGGGAGTCACTGACCGCGCTCCGAAATGGATGCAAAATCATGGGCTGGAATGGTTTTACAGATTTATCCAAGAACCTCGGAGAATGTGGAAACGCTACATAATCGGAAATATAAAATTCATACATTTAACATACAAAACCAAAAGAAATTACACAAAGATAAGCGGAGGAATAAAATGA
- a CDS encoding nucleotide sugar dehydrogenase, which translates to MINVIGLGYIGLPTALMLAAHGMDIVGTDYSKELIDTLKVGKTTFKEKGIEELFQKALDNGITFTTEYQRTDIYIVSVPTPYDSFSKKVDAKYIEAAVKQVLAVCEKGATVVIESTVSPGTIDKYVRPIVESAGFSIGTDLHLVHAPERIIPGNMVYELLHNNRTIGADEREIGEKVKKIYASFCQGEIIVTDIRTAEMTKVVENTFRDINIAYANELAKICRSDNMDVYEIIRIANKHPRVNILSPGPGVGGHCISVDPWFLVGDYPGLANIILAARKINDSMPEFVLERIHDIMKEKGMTDVRRVGLYGLTYKENVDDMRESPTLQMLESMEKHLCGNLVKIYDPFIVKDVVPNQMHSLDEFLEAVDLVVLMVGHNEIKQNMKKLNNKIVLDTRHICELEGTYHI; encoded by the coding sequence ATGATTAATGTAATCGGACTTGGATATATTGGTCTTCCCACTGCACTGATGCTGGCAGCTCATGGTATGGATATTGTTGGAACAGATTACAGTAAAGAATTAATTGATACTTTAAAGGTAGGAAAAACGACTTTTAAAGAAAAGGGAATCGAAGAACTGTTTCAGAAGGCTCTTGACAATGGTATCACATTTACAACGGAATATCAACGGACTGACATTTATATTGTATCTGTTCCGACTCCTTACGATTCTTTCAGTAAAAAAGTAGATGCAAAATATATTGAGGCAGCTGTAAAACAAGTTTTAGCTGTCTGTGAAAAAGGAGCTACAGTGGTTATTGAGTCAACCGTGTCTCCAGGTACCATTGATAAATACGTACGCCCTATCGTGGAATCCGCTGGCTTTTCGATTGGAACAGATTTGCACCTAGTTCATGCGCCGGAAAGAATCATTCCAGGAAATATGGTTTATGAATTATTGCATAATAACAGAACCATTGGTGCTGACGAGCGAGAAATTGGAGAAAAAGTCAAAAAGATCTATGCTTCTTTTTGCCAGGGAGAAATCATTGTTACAGATATTAGAACAGCGGAAATGACCAAAGTTGTGGAAAATACTTTCCGGGATATCAATATTGCCTACGCTAATGAACTGGCAAAAATTTGCCGTTCTGATAACATGGATGTTTATGAAATAATCAGAATTGCTAATAAACATCCCCGCGTCAATATCTTATCCCCGGGGCCCGGTGTGGGTGGGCATTGTATTTCCGTTGACCCCTGGTTTCTTGTAGGTGATTATCCCGGTCTTGCCAACATTATTCTTGCCGCAAGAAAAATCAATGATTCTATGCCGGAATTTGTATTAGAACGTATTCATGACATTATGAAGGAAAAAGGAATGACAGATGTGCGGCGCGTTGGCCTTTATGGACTTACATATAAAGAAAACGTAGACGATATGAGGGAATCTCCCACTCTTCAAATGTTAGAGTCTATGGAAAAACATCTATGTGGAAATTTAGTTAAGATTTATGATCCGTTTATTGTGAAAGACGTAGTCCCTAACCAGATGCACAGCCTGGACGAATTTCTTGAGGCAGTTGATTTGGTAGTGCTTATGGTTGGGCACAATGAAATCAAACAGAATATGAAAAAGCTGAACAATAAAATTGTATTAGATACACGTCATATTTGCGAATTAGAAGGTACCTATCATATTTAA
- a CDS encoding sugar transferase yields the protein MYKRKPDGWLKHVDFIILDLLSMHLAFVIAFVIRQGAALPYADSFYRNIAIVLSLLYLVVIFLTQSHKGIMRRGYYKELVASVKHVTYIVGLLLCYLFFTQTSKNYSRIIFLIMWVIQIGLTYLFRILWKERIKRLSESGEGHRSLLLLTTSERAQKVIKTMKDNNYEYLKFAGVGILDKDICGREIEGVSVVANVDNVLNWIKQNWVDEVFIEMSTEMQDAVISQRLVDSCMEMGITVHRKLAKNIINSRNQSIETLAGYTVLSTSGVNMITTKQLFFKRIIDICGGFVGCILTGIVFLFVAPCIYVKSPGPIFFAQVRVGKNGKLFKIYKFRSMYMDAEERKKELMAQNEMQGFMFKMENDPRIIKGIGSFIRKTSIDELPQFWNVLKGDMSLVGTRPPTLDEWEQYELHHRKRLAIKPGITGMWQVSGRNNITDFEEVVELDTKYILNWSFKLDILILLKTVLIVLKGRGAA from the coding sequence ATGTACAAGAGAAAACCGGATGGTTGGCTTAAGCACGTCGATTTTATTATTCTGGATTTATTAAGTATGCATCTGGCATTTGTAATTGCCTTTGTTATTCGCCAAGGAGCTGCATTGCCCTATGCAGATTCGTTTTACCGCAATATCGCTATTGTGCTTTCTCTTTTGTACCTGGTTGTAATCTTTTTAACACAAAGTCATAAAGGCATTATGAGAAGGGGGTACTACAAAGAGTTAGTCGCGAGTGTGAAGCATGTTACTTATATTGTTGGCTTGCTTTTGTGTTATTTATTTTTTACCCAGACGTCAAAGAATTATTCGAGAATTATTTTTTTGATTATGTGGGTAATTCAGATAGGTTTGACCTATCTGTTTCGAATTCTATGGAAAGAAAGAATTAAGAGGTTATCTGAGTCAGGGGAAGGCCATAGATCGTTGCTTCTTCTTACTACCAGTGAGCGGGCTCAAAAAGTTATCAAGACTATGAAGGATAACAATTATGAGTATTTAAAGTTTGCAGGTGTGGGGATTTTGGACAAAGATATATGTGGCAGAGAGATTGAAGGAGTTTCCGTTGTAGCCAATGTAGACAACGTGTTGAATTGGATAAAACAAAATTGGGTAGACGAAGTATTCATAGAGATGTCGACGGAAATGCAAGATGCAGTAATTTCCCAGCGCCTAGTGGACAGTTGTATGGAAATGGGAATTACAGTGCATCGGAAGCTGGCAAAAAATATTATCAACTCCCGTAACCAGTCCATAGAAACTCTTGCTGGATACACTGTGCTTTCAACTAGCGGGGTAAATATGATAACCACAAAGCAGCTATTTTTTAAGAGAATTATTGATATCTGTGGTGGGTTTGTAGGTTGTATTTTGACAGGAATCGTCTTCCTTTTTGTGGCTCCGTGCATTTACGTAAAATCTCCAGGTCCAATTTTCTTTGCTCAAGTTAGAGTAGGTAAAAATGGCAAACTCTTTAAAATTTATAAATTCCGAAGCATGTATATGGATGCTGAGGAGAGGAAGAAAGAGTTGATGGCTCAAAATGAAATGCAGGGATTTATGTTTAAGATGGAAAACGATCCCAGAATTATCAAAGGCATTGGAAGTTTCATTCGAAAAACTTCTATTGATGAGTTGCCACAGTTTTGGAATGTGCTGAAAGGAGACATGAGTCTGGTAGGAACTAGACCGCCGACACTCGATGAGTGGGAACAGTATGAACTTCATCACCGAAAGAGGTTGGCAATTAAACCTGGAATCACTGGCATGTGGCAGGTGAGTGGCAGAAATAACATCACCGATTTTGAAGAAGTTGTGGAGTTGGATACTAAGTACATTTTGAATTGGTCTTTTAAATTGGACATTCTGATTCTACTGAAAACGGTGCTGATCGTTCTGAAAGGACGAGGAGCGGCATAA